Proteins found in one Aethina tumida isolate Nest 87 chromosome 1, icAetTumi1.1, whole genome shotgun sequence genomic segment:
- the LOC109599499 gene encoding nose resistant to fluoxetine protein 6 isoform X1, translated as MMMKFTFLVLFVLVLGCHGKVSDKEYASMPDVFYMDNYDKCMMRGDESFFCSFDYHLEPLDSKNISDTWRIIQDVISDRMNYRHDRLRHYICVRDHCPGIPIMDENDPELWRLIEDCYNEKYEHMGLKGKITRMMCDTETTNRYPIGYFEILVAILLISYFGYVIFATFLEGVYRYKSEEEYNKFVNSPFGKFVAPFSLTINWIRLKAVKDGHPDIERLRCIQGVRTYNLLLVILSHTALSNLSLPLSNTRYAETVTEKFLNIFLSSGPLCVSTFFLMAGFLLAYGLFDYSEGKKELKPKELAMIFINRCIRLTPTLAFVLIIHATWLPHVSNGPLWDQYIGNEYRVCRKNWWTNLLYLHTYVNSEEMCMMQTWYLAVDTQFFILGLVLIYYMKKYENKIPLILGSCLGLHIVFTFIMNYIYDYEATIFPEPEIYYNIQLQKLGQWHSQLTASYGNIPGLVVGMAYGYAYYKYKNVKIFTSTRSVVFWWFTVLLLPLGIIIFPGLIIYDPNTPKNIFWASVYISLCRTVFTTGIGLVIFGVSQGIGWIAKMSLEWRPTYILGRIVYSSFLIHVALIKIRPALKRYPTYLEDFIIVSDLLCDIFTAFLSGLLLTLFVEMPISELQKLLVPQKRSKGEQQQQEKQEQEDEKKKIK; from the exons ataaagaatatgcatcgatGCCCGATGTATTTTACATGGACAACTACGACAAATGCATGATGAGAGGTGACGAAAGTTTTTTTTGCTCCTTTGACTATCATTTAGAACCATTAGACTCGAAGAATATTTCGGACACATGGAGAATTATACAA gACGTCATCTCCGACAGAATGAACTACAGACATGACCGTCTTAGACATTACATTTGTGTACGAGATCATTGTCCGGGTATTCCCATTATGGACGAAAACGACCCCGAACTGTGGAGGCTAATCGAAGACTGTTACAACGAAAAATATGAGCACATGGGGCTGAAAGGGAAAATTACACGAATGATGTGTGATACGGAAACGACCAATAGATATCCAATTGGTTACTTTGAAATACTCGTCGC GATATTGCTTATTTCGTACTTTGGTTACGTCATATTTGCAACGTTCCTGGAGGGAGTATACAGATACAAGTCGGAAGAAGAATATAATAAGTTTGTGAACTCACcat ttggaAAATTCGTGGCACCCTTTTCGTTAACCATAAATTGGATACGACTGAAAGCTGTAAAGGACGGACATCCCGATATCGAAAGGCTGAGGTGCATACAGGGTGTCAGAACTTATAACTTATTGTTGGTCATTCTTTCGCATACAGCTTTGTCAAATTTGAGTCTGCCACTTTCAAACACAAGATATGCAGAAACC GTTACagaaaaatttttgaacattttcctGTCTAGTGGACCGTTGTGTGTCTCAACGTTTTTCTTGATGGCAGGCTTTTTGTTGGCTTACGGATTGTTCGACTATTCAGAGGGAAAGAAGGAATTAAAGCCAAAGGAATTGGCAATGATATTCATTAACCGGTGTATAAG GTTAACACCTACCCTTGCTTTTGTGTTAATCATCCACGCAACGTGGCTTCCTCATGTCTCCAACGGACCACTTTGGGATCAGTATATAGGAAATGAGTACAGAGTATGTAGAAAGAACTGGTGGACAAATCTACTTTACCTTCATACTTATGTTAACAGTGAAGAAAtg TGCATGATGCAGACTTGGTACTTGGCCGTAGATactcaatttttcatattggGGCTCGTACTAATCTActacatgaaaaaatatgaaaacaaaattcCATTAATATTAGGATCCTGTTTGGGACTACACATTGTCTTCACCTTCATTATGAATTACATTTATGATTATGAAGCTACCATTTTCCCTGAACCAGA gaTCTACTATAATATACAGTTGCAAAAGTTAGGCCAGTGGCATTCTCAACTCACAGCATCCTACGGAAATATTCCAGGTCTAGTTGTTGGTATGGCATATGGATATGCTTACTACAAATACaagaatgttaaaatatttactagtaCT aggtCCGTAGTGTTTTGGTGGTTTACAGTGCTGTTGTTGCCATTAGGAATCATCATATTCCCAGGATTGATTATATACGATCCAAACACACCTAAGAATATATTCTGGGCGTCGGTTTATATATCACTTTGCAGAACTGTATTCACCACTGGAATAGGTCTGGTTATTTTCGGAGTTTCTCAAGGTATTGGAT GGATAGCCAAGATGAGCCTGGAATGGAGGCCAACCTATATTTTGGGAAGGATAGTGTacagttcatttttaattcatgtaGCTCTCATTAAAATTCGTCCAGCCTTAAAACGATATCCAACATACCTTGAAGATTTCATTATA GTGTCCGATTTGCTCTGTGATATTTTCACCGCTTTCCTTTCTGGTTTACTGCTAACATTATTTGTGGAAATGCCCATATCAGAATTACAGAAGTTGTTGGTTCCACAAAAGCGAAGTAAGGgagaacaacaacaacaagaaaaacaagaacaagaggatgaaaagaaaaaaataaaataa
- the LOC109599499 gene encoding nose resistant to fluoxetine protein 6 isoform X2, with amino-acid sequence MPDVFYMDNYDKCMMRGDESFFCSFDYHLEPLDSKNISDTWRIIQDVISDRMNYRHDRLRHYICVRDHCPGIPIMDENDPELWRLIEDCYNEKYEHMGLKGKITRMMCDTETTNRYPIGYFEILVAILLISYFGYVIFATFLEGVYRYKSEEEYNKFVNSPFGKFVAPFSLTINWIRLKAVKDGHPDIERLRCIQGVRTYNLLLVILSHTALSNLSLPLSNTRYAETVTEKFLNIFLSSGPLCVSTFFLMAGFLLAYGLFDYSEGKKELKPKELAMIFINRCIRLTPTLAFVLIIHATWLPHVSNGPLWDQYIGNEYRVCRKNWWTNLLYLHTYVNSEEMCMMQTWYLAVDTQFFILGLVLIYYMKKYENKIPLILGSCLGLHIVFTFIMNYIYDYEATIFPEPEIYYNIQLQKLGQWHSQLTASYGNIPGLVVGMAYGYAYYKYKNVKIFTSTRSVVFWWFTVLLLPLGIIIFPGLIIYDPNTPKNIFWASVYISLCRTVFTTGIGLVIFGVSQGIGWIAKMSLEWRPTYILGRIVYSSFLIHVALIKIRPALKRYPTYLEDFIIVSDLLCDIFTAFLSGLLLTLFVEMPISELQKLLVPQKRSKGEQQQQEKQEQEDEKKKIK; translated from the exons atGCCCGATGTATTTTACATGGACAACTACGACAAATGCATGATGAGAGGTGACGAAAGTTTTTTTTGCTCCTTTGACTATCATTTAGAACCATTAGACTCGAAGAATATTTCGGACACATGGAGAATTATACAA gACGTCATCTCCGACAGAATGAACTACAGACATGACCGTCTTAGACATTACATTTGTGTACGAGATCATTGTCCGGGTATTCCCATTATGGACGAAAACGACCCCGAACTGTGGAGGCTAATCGAAGACTGTTACAACGAAAAATATGAGCACATGGGGCTGAAAGGGAAAATTACACGAATGATGTGTGATACGGAAACGACCAATAGATATCCAATTGGTTACTTTGAAATACTCGTCGC GATATTGCTTATTTCGTACTTTGGTTACGTCATATTTGCAACGTTCCTGGAGGGAGTATACAGATACAAGTCGGAAGAAGAATATAATAAGTTTGTGAACTCACcat ttggaAAATTCGTGGCACCCTTTTCGTTAACCATAAATTGGATACGACTGAAAGCTGTAAAGGACGGACATCCCGATATCGAAAGGCTGAGGTGCATACAGGGTGTCAGAACTTATAACTTATTGTTGGTCATTCTTTCGCATACAGCTTTGTCAAATTTGAGTCTGCCACTTTCAAACACAAGATATGCAGAAACC GTTACagaaaaatttttgaacattttcctGTCTAGTGGACCGTTGTGTGTCTCAACGTTTTTCTTGATGGCAGGCTTTTTGTTGGCTTACGGATTGTTCGACTATTCAGAGGGAAAGAAGGAATTAAAGCCAAAGGAATTGGCAATGATATTCATTAACCGGTGTATAAG GTTAACACCTACCCTTGCTTTTGTGTTAATCATCCACGCAACGTGGCTTCCTCATGTCTCCAACGGACCACTTTGGGATCAGTATATAGGAAATGAGTACAGAGTATGTAGAAAGAACTGGTGGACAAATCTACTTTACCTTCATACTTATGTTAACAGTGAAGAAAtg TGCATGATGCAGACTTGGTACTTGGCCGTAGATactcaatttttcatattggGGCTCGTACTAATCTActacatgaaaaaatatgaaaacaaaattcCATTAATATTAGGATCCTGTTTGGGACTACACATTGTCTTCACCTTCATTATGAATTACATTTATGATTATGAAGCTACCATTTTCCCTGAACCAGA gaTCTACTATAATATACAGTTGCAAAAGTTAGGCCAGTGGCATTCTCAACTCACAGCATCCTACGGAAATATTCCAGGTCTAGTTGTTGGTATGGCATATGGATATGCTTACTACAAATACaagaatgttaaaatatttactagtaCT aggtCCGTAGTGTTTTGGTGGTTTACAGTGCTGTTGTTGCCATTAGGAATCATCATATTCCCAGGATTGATTATATACGATCCAAACACACCTAAGAATATATTCTGGGCGTCGGTTTATATATCACTTTGCAGAACTGTATTCACCACTGGAATAGGTCTGGTTATTTTCGGAGTTTCTCAAGGTATTGGAT GGATAGCCAAGATGAGCCTGGAATGGAGGCCAACCTATATTTTGGGAAGGATAGTGTacagttcatttttaattcatgtaGCTCTCATTAAAATTCGTCCAGCCTTAAAACGATATCCAACATACCTTGAAGATTTCATTATA GTGTCCGATTTGCTCTGTGATATTTTCACCGCTTTCCTTTCTGGTTTACTGCTAACATTATTTGTGGAAATGCCCATATCAGAATTACAGAAGTTGTTGGTTCCACAAAAGCGAAGTAAGGgagaacaacaacaacaagaaaaacaagaacaagaggatgaaaagaaaaaaataaaataa
- the LOC109599486 gene encoding nose resistant to fluoxetine protein 6, giving the protein MKETLLFLFLVFLSCDGKLSDKEYAQMPELFHMDNYDRCMLRGDESFFCSFDYQLEPLDFNNVSDTWKIIQDAISNRMNYRHDILRHYICIRDQCPHIPIMDEDDPKLWKLIENCYNEKFVHQGLKGRITRMLCDTQNTNRYPIGVFEIVVAIILILYISYVIFATFLEGVHRYKSEEEYNKFLHSPLGKAVAPFSLTINWIRLKTVKESPDIERLRCIQGVRTYNLLLVILSHTALTNLAVPVTNTKWPESISDMVINLFLSSGPLCVSTFFLMAGFLLAYGLFEYSEGKKELKPKELVLIFINRCIRLTPTLLFVLLIHATWLPHISNGPLWDQSIGHEYRICRKNGWTNLLYLQTYINKEEMCMMQTWYLGVDTQYFILGLILMYFMKKYESKIPLILGSCLGIHIIVTFAVNYINEYEATLFPEPEVFYVLKFPHLSQWHSQLTASYGNIPGLVIGMAYGYIYYKYKNVNLFTKKIYVVLWWIICLLLPLGIIIFPGLIIYNINTEKNIFWASVYVSLCRTVFTTGIGLLIFGVSQGIGWIVKMCLEWKPTYILGRIVYSSFLIHVALIKIRPALKRYPNYIDEFILFNDWLADIFMAFLAGLLLTLFVEMPLSELQKVFVPQKVTKEKTQQPEIDNNNKKLK; this is encoded by the exons ATGAAGGAGACATTGTTGTTCCTATTTTTAGTGTTCCTTAGCTGCGATGGAAAATTATCAG ATAAAGAATATGCACAGATGCCAGAATTATTTCACATGGACAACTATGATAGATGCATGTTGAGAGGCGATGAAAGTTTTTTCTGCTCATTCGATTATCAACTGGAGCCACTGGATTTTAATAACGTTTCTGACACGTGGAAAATCATACAA GATGCGATTTCCAACAGAATGAACTATAGACATGACATATTAAGACATTATATTTGTATCCGGGACCAATGTCCACATATTCCCATCATGGATGAGGATGATCCTAAACTATGGAAGCTGATTGAAAACTGTTACAATGAAAAGTTTGTGCATCAAGGACTAAAAGGACGAATTACACGGATGCTGTGTGACACTCAAAATACTAATAGATATCCTATTGGTGTGTTTGAGATTGTTGTGGC aataatacttattttgtacatttcgTACGTTATATTTGCCACATTTCTGGAAGGAGTACACAGGTACAAAAGTGAAGaagaatataacaaatttttacactCACCAT tgGGAAAAGCTGTTGCACCATTTTCCTTAACCATAAACTGGATACGACTTAAAACAGTAAAGGAAAGTCCGGACATTGAAAGGCTGCGATGCATACAAGGAGTTAGAACTTACAACTTACTTTTAGTTATACTGTCACACACAGCATTAACAAATTTAGCAGTACCAGTTACAAACACAAAATGGCCTGAAAGT atttcagatatggttataaatttatttttatccagTGGACCTTTGTGTGTTTCAACGTTTTTCTTGATGGCAGGATTTTTGCTGGCCTACGGTTTGTTCGAGTATTCTGAAGGAAAAAAAGAACTGAAACCCAAAGAATTAGTACTGATATTTATCAATAGATGTATAAG ACTAACACCTACATTGTTGTTTGTACTATTAATTCATGCAACGTGGCTCCCTCACATATCAAATGGACCGCTTTGGGATCAAAGTATAGGCCATGAGTACAGAATTTGCAGGAAAAATGGCTGGACAAACCTATTATATCTCCAAACCTACATCAATAAGGAAGAAATG TGTATGATGCAAACTTGGTATTTGGGAGTGGACACTCAATATTTCATCCTAGGTCTTATccttatgtattttatgaaaaagtaTGAGAGTAAAATTCCATTGATATTGGGGTCGTGTTTAGGAATCCACATTATTGTAACTTTCGCTGTGAACTACATCAATGAATATGAAGCCACTTTATTTCCGGAACCAGA GGTATTCTACGTTCTAAAATTCCCTCACCTAAGTCAATGGCATTCCCAATTAACAGCGTCCTACGGAAATATTCCGGGTCTAGTTATTGGCATGGCATATGGATACatatactataaatataaaaatgtcaactTATTCACcaaaaag atttatgTAGTATTATGGTGGATAATATGTTTGTTGTTACCCTTaggaattataatatttccagGATTAATTATCTACAACATTaacactgaaaaaaatatattttgggcATCAGTGTATGTATCTCTTTGCAGAACAGTTTTTACCACTGGAATAGGTTTGCTTATTTTTGGTGTTTCTCAGGGTATTGGAT GGATAGTCAAAATGTGCCTGGAATGGAAACCAACTTATATTCTGGGACGAATAGTTTacagttcatttttaatacatgtggccttaataaaaattagaccAGCTTTAAAACGATACCCTAATTATATTGATGAATTCATTTTG tttaacgATTGGCTGGCTGACATTTTCATGGCATTCCTTGCTGGATTATTGCTAACACTGTTTGTTGAAATGCCCTTATCAGAGTTACAGAAAGTGTTTGTTCCGCAAAAGGTGACTAAGGAAAAGACACAACAACCAGAAATtgacaataacaataaaaagttaaaataa
- the LOC126265907 gene encoding nose resistant to fluoxetine protein 6-like — MFGVVACLLFFLQISTCTPKITGSEYAQMPPVFHLDDFDRCMLLEEKALYCTISLNLQGLNPNSPSKSWEIIKAASSNPSNYRHDQLRYGVCVPTTCPNATRRAEDDLVLSEELEQCYNDKFKESGITTNISSIHCLIPETKYKIDEYDILVAIILVTYIVFIIFASFYEGCARYKSKEKYEKITGTPCGKLIAAFSIPRNWYRLTRIEKNSEEKLKSMQGVRFFNMLCVILSHTIMVSLASPIMNTTYVENMTQKILNMFLANGGYAVQSFFLMSGWLLSYHFFLIFERKRTFSLKYIILAFINRYIR; from the exons ATGTTTGGTGTTGTGGCTTGCCTCCTGTTCTTTTTGCAGATAAGCACTTGCACTCCCAAAATCACAG GAAGTGAATATGCACAAATGCCACCAGTTTTCCATCTCGATGACTTCGACAGATGTATGTTACTAGAGGAAAAAGCCCTATACTGTACAATCAGTCTGAACCTTCAAGGATTAAATCCAAACAGCCCTTCAAAATCGTGGGAAATCATAAAG GCTGCGTCCTCAAATCCATCAAATTACAGACACGACCAGCTTAGATATGGGGTTTGTGTACCGACAACTTGTCCCAATGCCACACGAAGGGCTGAAGACGATTTGGTGTTGTCGGAAGAACTCGAACAGTGTtacaatgataaatttaaagaatcggGGATTACGACAAACATTTCTAGTATACATTGTCTGATTCCAgagacaaaatacaaaattgacgAATACGACATTCTGGTTGC gataatattgGTTacgtatattgtttttattattttcgcaTCATTTTACGAAGGTTGTGCCAGGTACAAGTCCAAAGAAAAATACGAGAAAATTACAGGCACTCCAT gTGGCAAATTAATAGCAGCATTTTCTATTCCCAGAAACTGGTATAGATTAaccagaattgaaaaaaattcagaaGAGAAACTAAAATCAATGCAAGGTGTTCGATTTTTCAACATGTTATGCGTTATACTGTCTCATACAATTATGGTTTCATTGGCTAGTCCAATAATGAACACAACTTATGTGGAAAAT aTGACTCAAAAAATACTGAACATGTTTTTAGCTAATGGAGGATACGCAGTACAATCATTCTTTTTAATGTCTGGTTGGTTGCTCTCCTACCATTTCTTTTTGATATTTGAGAGGAAAAGAACCTTTAgcctgaaatatataattttggcaTTTATAAACCGCTACATAAGGTAG
- the LOC109599488 gene encoding O-acyltransferase like protein, producing MHSTWLIHLSNGPYWNKIIGTEYTNCRKNWWANLLYINNYIDNENMCMQQTWYLASDTQLFLVSLIVLSLIWKFQRYAKIILGINLIIGMMIPGIVSYVVQSDIVIRQFPEPLYHLLLKIPHWHLLYASGYSNLGGYAIGLCCGYIYYKNLNAKINVKKIHVVLWWILSFGLCIFIILIAGIMYKEDFTYSRLGAAFYWSVGKNLFALGVAIGIYGTTLNIGWFAKWILELPNVQILGRLTYSTYIVHVALAKFRAGTIRSPLFISDYYFFFTAMSDILISYLVGTMLCIAFEMPISALQKIFVPQLSKRKEEDSSEKSLKTVDFSEEEMQTRI from the exons ATGCACAGTACTTGGTTGATACATTTATCTAACGGCCCctattggaataaaataatcgGAACAGAATATACAAATTGCAGAAAAAATTGGTGGGCCAATCTTTTATACATCAACAACTACATCGATAACGAAAACATG TGCATGCAACAAACTTGGTACTTGGCGTCTGATACTCAGTTGTTTTTAGTATCGTTGATAGTACTTTCGTTGATTTGGAAGTTTCAGAGATacgcaaaaataattttgggaattaacttaataattggCATGATGATCCCCGGCATAGTTAGTTACGTAGTGCAAAGCGACATCGTAATTCGCCAGTTCCCAGA ACCACTGTATCACCTCTTACTGAAAATCCCTCACTGGCATCTCCTGTATGCTTCTGGATACTCCAACTTGGGGGGCTACGCTATTGGTTTGTGTTGTGGATACATATATTACAAGAATTTAAATgccaaaataaatgttaaaaag ATACATGTGGTTCTATGGTGGATACTATCATTTGGCTTGTgcattttcatcattttaataGCTGGTATCATGTACAAAGAGGATTTTACGTACAGCAGATTGGGTGCAGCATTTTATTGGTCCGttggaaaaaatttattcgcTTTAGGCGTTGCTATAGGAATTTATGGAACCACCTTAAACATAGGAT GGTTTGCCAAGTGGATTTTAGAATTACCCAATGTCCAGATTTTAGGACGTCTGACCTACAGCACTTATATAGTTCATGTCGCTTTGGCAAAATTCAGAGCAGGAACGATAAGATCGCCCCTCTTTATAAGCGACTATTATTTT TTTTTCACAGCTATGTCCGACATCCTCATTTCATACTTAGTTGGCACTATGTTATGCATAGCATTTGAAATGCCAATATCAgcgttacaaaaaatatttgtgccGCAACTATCGAAGAGAAAGGAGGAAGATTCGTCAGAAAAATCGTTGAAAACGGTGGACTTTTCGGAAGAAGAAATGCAAACGAGAATATAA
- the LOC109599496 gene encoding cytochrome P450 6B1: MDLCSRQFNFFVEASTLLYCLTLFTFVVVGLFLFVQSVYSFFEKQKIPRGPLPSPPFGNLKDVIFKRVNVNIHLWKYYNRFRRKKYWFGGLYILFKPLVMILDPYLVYTVLTDNNHFEDIDDDISEENASAIYDDAILVEFLKKYDALEDKFLNTIDSATSIYDFYVKASTHLIGISPLEFSTLEKKDHPRHQSTFSYYLSLSYPQLCQTFNINSNYGNTGLTNLLRKELERRKKNDIRKTDLLNNVSNANELNTDAYIKHISEFFFDSLEFGQSLTQFCLYELCENEDTQQELIGELRRFRKDNDVITRDNIAKLTLLDAIIKETLRKYPPHASIIRRCHKDYKNEKYRLNLLKECLTVVSVFGIHHDQLNFPNPEQFDPDRFYVENEKYMKSYSFIPFGVGAKSTIGMKFIVLQLKLCILSILSRYKVTLKSSSNLVYDPKKLTISPSSPLIFHFELL; the protein is encoded by the exons atggatCTTTGCTCCCGCCAATTCAACTTTTTCGTGGAGGCCTCGACGCTGCTCTACTGCCTCACGTTGTTTACATTTGTTGTTGTCGGATTGTTTTTGTTCGTCCAAAGTGTTTATTCGTTTTTCGAAAAGCAGAAGATACCGCGCGGGCCGCTCCCGTCGCCGCCCTTCGGTAATTTGAAGGATGTGATTTTCAAAAGGGTCAACGTCAACATACATTTATGGAAATATTACAATAGATTCAGGAGGAAAAAGTACTGGTTCGGAGGGTTGTACATACTGTTCAAACCCTTGGTGATGATCCTTGATCCGTATTTGGTGTACACCGTTTTAACAGACAATAATCATTTCGAGGATATAGATGACGATATATCGGAGGAAAATGCGTCTGCAATTTATGACGACGCAATATTAGTCGAGTTTCTAAAGAAATACGACGCTTTAGAAGACAAGTTCCTCAATACCATCGATTCTGCGACATCGATTTATGACTTTTATGTAAAAGCGTCGACTCACTTGATCGGAATTAGTCCCCTGGAATTTTCCACATTGGAAAAGAAGGATCATCCCAGGCATCAAAGCACATTCAGTTATTACTTGTCCCTCAGTTACCCTCAGTTATGCCAAACgttcaatattaattctaattacgGTAACACCGGACTCACCAATTTGCTGAGGAAAGAATTGGAAAGAAGGAAAAAGAACGACATTAGGAAAACAGATTTACTCAACAATGTCTCCAATGCAAATGAATTGAACACTGATGCTTACATTAAGCACATCAGTGAGTTTTTCTTCGACAGTTTGGAGTTCGGTCAGTCCCTTACGCAGTTCTGTTTATACGAGCTGTGCGAAAATGAAGACACACAGCAGGAACTTATAGGCGAACTGAGGAGGTTTAGAAAAGACAATGATGTTATTACTAGGGACAATATTGCAAAGTTAACTCTTTTAGATGCCATTATTAAAG AAACTCTTCGAAAATATCCGCCTCATGCATCAATTATTAGAAGATGTCATAAAGATTataagaatgaaaaatatcgACTAAATCTTTTGAAAGAGTGCCTTACTGTTGTGTCTGTATTTGGAATACATCATGACCAACTAAACTTTCCAAATCCAGAGCAATTTGATCCTGATAGATTTTATGTAGAAAACGAGAAGTACATGAAGTCGTACTCATTTATACCATTTGGTGTAGGAGCAAAGAGTACTATTG GTATGAAGTTTATTGtgttgcaattaaaattatgcattttaagtattttatccAGATATAAAGTGACCTTAAAAAGTTCAAGCAATTTGGTGTATGATCCAAAGAAACTAACAATATCTCCTTCCTCGCCtttaatattccattttgAACTATTgtag